One Glycocaulis abyssi DNA window includes the following coding sequences:
- a CDS encoding strictosidine synthase family protein produces MIRVILIAIGLVVLIALARIAYMIVPASGMLTPYEPRLAERCESLEIAPGTEDVTIHPQSGIVFVSAADRRSANPEAGGIWTFDIADPFQTLRYASVDGPDDFQPHGISLYIGEDGAQRLFVINHPLAGGHTVEIFDIDDEWRLFHAETIAYPELSSPNDLVAVGPRQFYATNDSRYQSGIMQQLEAYFGLPLAGVSYFDGETGRIAADGMIYANGINISADGETLYVAEFLGRRVNVFERSPETGVLRHRRSIPVRTGADNIEIDESGDLWIGAHPRVFDFLAHVEDEAALAPSHVIRVDPETGRVVTVLYTHGEELSGSSVGAPFGYQFVVGAVFDANVLICPRG; encoded by the coding sequence ATGATCCGCGTTATTCTCATCGCCATTGGGCTTGTGGTTCTGATCGCGCTGGCGCGCATCGCCTACATGATCGTGCCGGCATCGGGCATGCTCACCCCTTACGAGCCACGTCTGGCCGAGCGTTGCGAGAGCCTGGAGATCGCGCCCGGCACCGAGGATGTGACCATTCATCCCCAGTCGGGCATCGTCTTTGTGTCAGCGGCGGACCGGCGCTCTGCCAACCCGGAAGCGGGCGGTATCTGGACGTTTGATATCGCCGATCCGTTCCAGACCCTGCGCTATGCGAGCGTCGACGGGCCGGACGATTTCCAGCCGCACGGGATAAGCCTCTATATCGGCGAGGACGGCGCCCAGCGCCTCTTCGTCATCAATCATCCGCTGGCGGGCGGGCATACGGTCGAAATCTTCGACATTGATGATGAATGGCGGCTCTTCCACGCCGAGACCATTGCCTATCCCGAACTGTCTTCGCCCAACGATCTGGTCGCCGTGGGCCCGCGCCAGTTCTACGCCACCAATGATTCACGCTACCAGTCAGGCATCATGCAGCAGCTGGAAGCCTATTTCGGCCTGCCGCTGGCCGGTGTCAGCTATTTTGACGGCGAGACCGGGCGTATTGCCGCTGATGGCATGATCTACGCCAACGGCATCAATATCTCGGCTGACGGTGAAACGCTCTACGTGGCCGAGTTTCTGGGCCGCCGCGTGAATGTATTCGAGCGCAGCCCGGAAACCGGCGTGCTGCGTCATCGCCGCTCCATTCCCGTTCGCACCGGCGCGGACAATATCGAGATCGATGAGAGCGGGGATTTGTGGATCGGGGCGCATCCGCGCGTGTTCGACTTCCTGGCCCATGTCGAGGACGAAGCCGCGCTGGCACCCTCCCATGTGATCCGGGTCGATCCCGAGACCGGCCGGGTCGTGACCGTGCTCTACACCCATGGCGAGGAGTTGAGCGGATCGAGCGTTGGCGCGCCCTTCGGCTATCAGTTCGTGGTGGGCGCCGTGTTTGATGCCAATGTGCTGATCTGTCCGCGGGGCTGA
- a CDS encoding HAD-IB family phosphatase — translation MARIIIFDVDSTLLSVESLDFAVARALASQPGGEARAAELAAITDKGMAGALDFRQSLEQRIAIAGLTSDDIMPASVALAELITPGMFELTHALRGKGHGVFAVSGGFLELLGPALSTLGFMPGDIRANRFVFDADGKVTDFDRDNPLSRSGGKGPVAAALKSLTGADLAVMVGDGITDFEAFASGGADAFIGFGGVVRREAVAQRAPAYAGSVDELAKLLGV, via the coding sequence ATGGCACGCATCATCATTTTTGACGTCGATTCCACGCTTTTGTCGGTGGAGAGCCTTGATTTCGCCGTGGCCCGCGCGCTCGCCAGCCAGCCGGGCGGCGAGGCGCGTGCAGCCGAGCTCGCCGCGATCACCGACAAGGGCATGGCGGGCGCGCTGGATTTCCGGCAATCGCTGGAACAGCGCATCGCGATAGCCGGGCTTACCAGCGATGACATCATGCCGGCCTCGGTGGCGCTGGCAGAGCTGATAACGCCTGGCATGTTCGAGCTGACCCATGCCTTGCGCGGCAAGGGTCATGGCGTGTTCGCGGTATCGGGCGGGTTTCTGGAACTTCTCGGGCCAGCGCTCTCCACGCTCGGCTTCATGCCGGGCGATATCCGCGCCAACCGCTTTGTCTTCGATGCAGACGGCAAGGTAACCGATTTCGACCGGGACAACCCGCTCTCGCGCTCTGGCGGCAAGGGGCCAGTGGCGGCGGCGCTCAAAAGCCTGACCGGCGCGGACCTCGCTGTCATGGTGGGCGATGGCATCACTGATTTTGAGGCGTTTGCCAGCGGCGGGGCCGATGCCTTTATCGGCTTTGGCGGGGTGGTGCGCCGCGAAGCGGTGGCGCAGCGTGCGCCTGCCTATGCAGGCAGCGTGGATGAGCTGGCAAAACTGCTGGGCGTCTAG
- a CDS encoding DUF1330 domain-containing protein yields the protein MSHIDPTRDAFTLFKGLDRTQPVEMLNLLRFREIAAYPDDGKISGEDAYKTYGRESAPVFARVGGKIIWRGLPLLTLIGPAEERWDMAFIAAYPSANAFLEMVTDPHYQTHAVPHRQAAVADSRLVRHAPLPVGDMFG from the coding sequence ATGAGCCATATTGATCCCACCCGCGACGCCTTCACCCTGTTCAAGGGCCTCGACCGCACCCAGCCGGTTGAGATGCTGAACCTTTTGCGTTTCCGCGAGATCGCCGCCTATCCTGATGACGGCAAGATCAGCGGAGAGGACGCCTACAAGACCTATGGCCGCGAAAGCGCGCCCGTCTTTGCCCGTGTGGGTGGCAAGATCATCTGGCGCGGCCTGCCGCTGCTCACGCTGATCGGCCCGGCGGAGGAGCGCTGGGACATGGCCTTCATCGCGGCCTATCCCAGCGCGAATGCGTTCCTGGAAATGGTCACGGACCCGCACTACCAGACACATGCCGTGCCGCACCGTCAGGCGGCGGTTGCCGATAGCCGGCTGGTGCGCCATGCACCGCTGCCCGTGGGGGACATGTTCGGCTAG
- a CDS encoding IS3 family transposase (programmed frameshift): MRKSRYSEEQIIGMLREHDAGVSTKEVCRKYGISDATFYKYKAKFGGMTVSDAQRLKSLELENNRLKRLLADAMLDNAALKDLAFKKLLTPDVKRQAVHHMVTRHGLSERRACALAELDRSTFQYQKRSGGDDALRARLRDLAGERRRFGYRRLGILLEREGLYANHKKVYRLYREEGLAVRRRRGRKRSVGTRRPILLPAAANHRWSLDFVSDALIDGRRFRTLCVVDDFTREALAVVVDTSLSGVRVARELDRLIERRGKPRMIVSDNGTELTSHAILRWQKDSGVEWHYIAPGKPTQNAFVESFNGRFRDECLNEHLFSSLGEARDLIEAWRIDYNTERPHTALGGLAPCVYAERTRHPRPGSLELRASAAHRALTNHINPERKANRLY; this comes from the exons ATGCGCAAGAGCCGTTATTCGGAGGAGCAGATCATCGGCATGCTCAGGGAGCACGATGCTGGTGTGAGCACGAAGGAGGTCTGCCGCAAGTACGGCATCTCCGACGCGACGTTTTACAAATACAAGGCGAAGTTCGGCGGCATGACAGTATCCGATGCCCAGCGCCTAAAGTCGCTGGAGCTGGAGAACAACCGGCTGAAGCGGCTTCTGGCCGATGCGATGCTGGACAATGCGGCCCTGAAGGACCTCGCCT TCAAAAAACTTCTGACGCCCGACGTCAAGCGCCAGGCCGTGCACCACATGGTGACCAGGCACGGGCTGAGCGAGCGTCGGGCGTGTGCCCTTGCAGAACTTGATCGCTCCACGTTCCAGTATCAGAAGCGTTCTGGTGGTGATGACGCCTTGCGAGCTCGCTTGCGCGATCTGGCAGGCGAGCGCCGCCGGTTCGGCTATCGTCGGCTTGGCATCCTGCTGGAACGGGAGGGTCTTTATGCGAACCACAAGAAGGTCTACCGGCTCTACCGGGAAGAAGGGCTGGCGGTCCGTCGGCGGCGTGGCCGCAAGCGGTCGGTTGGAACCCGTCGCCCGATACTGTTGCCTGCGGCGGCGAACCATCGCTGGAGCCTCGACTTCGTCTCCGACGCTCTAATCGACGGGCGGCGCTTCCGGACGCTATGCGTGGTCGACGACTTCACGCGAGAGGCCTTAGCCGTCGTGGTCGATACCTCGCTGTCAGGCGTGCGCGTGGCCCGTGAGCTTGATCGTCTGATCGAGCGGCGAGGAAAGCCGCGCATGATCGTCAGCGACAATGGCACCGAACTGACCAGTCACGCGATCCTGCGATGGCAGAAGGACAGCGGTGTGGAGTGGCATTACATCGCACCCGGAAAGCCCACCCAGAACGCGTTCGTGGAAAGCTTCAATGGCCGGTTCAGGGACGAGTGCCTGAACGAACACCTGTTCTCCTCGCTCGGCGAAGCGCGCGACCTGATCGAGGCATGGAGGATCGACTACAACACCGAGAGACCGCACACCGCACTCGGCGGGCTCGCACCTTGTGTCTACGCCGAGCGAACACGTCACCCCCGGCCCGGTTCGCTTGAGCTACGCGCAAGCGCCGCTCACCGGGCCTTGACCAACCACATCAACCCAGAAAGAAAGGCGAACAGACTCTACTAA
- a CDS encoding calcium/sodium antiporter translates to MTITMTVLFIGAGLALLVAGGESLVRGASGLARRLGISPLLIGLVVVGFGTSTPELTTSMAAALRDAPEIAVGNVIGSNIANILLILGLAALLRPIRIDPRPFRRDGSALAISALAGAGALAFIGLERWVGAVLLTGLAVYLLVSWLTGRDRSAAQEEAAPATRPAGRLWVELAFLGAGFAGVIFGAGLLVDGAVSAATALGVPQAVIGLTIVAVGTSLPELAASLSAARRGEGDIAFGNIVGSNIFNILGILGVTALVSPLQVTGGLAGSDLGVMLAASALLLALAIWKQRLSRLHGAIFLALYAAYIASMALA, encoded by the coding sequence ATGACGATCACGATGACCGTCCTGTTCATCGGCGCCGGGCTGGCGCTGCTGGTGGCGGGAGGCGAAAGCCTGGTGCGCGGGGCATCTGGCCTCGCAAGGCGGCTCGGCATCTCGCCCCTGCTGATCGGGCTTGTCGTTGTGGGCTTTGGCACCTCGACACCGGAGCTGACGACTTCCATGGCAGCAGCCTTGCGCGATGCGCCTGAGATCGCTGTCGGCAATGTCATCGGCTCGAACATTGCCAATATCCTGCTGATCCTCGGCCTTGCTGCCCTGCTGCGCCCGATCCGGATCGATCCGCGCCCCTTCCGCCGCGATGGCAGCGCGCTGGCCATCTCAGCGCTTGCAGGTGCCGGGGCACTCGCCTTCATCGGACTGGAGCGCTGGGTCGGCGCGGTGCTGCTGACTGGCCTTGCCGTCTATCTTCTCGTCTCATGGCTGACCGGCAGGGACCGCTCCGCCGCGCAGGAAGAGGCCGCACCCGCCACAAGACCTGCCGGGCGGCTCTGGGTCGAGCTTGCCTTCCTCGGCGCAGGCTTTGCCGGTGTGATCTTTGGCGCGGGGCTTCTCGTTGACGGCGCTGTCTCGGCGGCAACGGCGCTTGGCGTGCCGCAGGCCGTGATCGGGCTTACCATCGTGGCGGTCGGCACGTCCCTGCCGGAGCTGGCAGCCTCGTTGAGCGCTGCCCGGCGCGGGGAGGGCGATATCGCCTTTGGCAATATCGTCGGCTCCAACATTTTCAATATTCTGGGAATTCTGGGCGTGACCGCCCTTGTCTCCCCCTTGCAGGTGACAGGTGGGCTGGCGGGAAGCGACCTTGGGGTCATGCTCGCCGCCAGCGCGCTTTTGCTGGCTCTCGCCATCTGGAAGCAGCGCCTGTCGCGGCTTCACGGCGCGATCTTCCTCGCCCTCTACGCAGCCTATATCGCATCCATGGCACTGGCCTGA
- the msrA gene encoding peptide-methionine (S)-S-oxide reductase MsrA, translated as MALNADPRWKTELVPAGEALPGRIQSVPTAATHFVKGGTLKASVPDGHEEAIFAMGCFWGVERVFWQLPGVVNTAAGYAGGITPNPTYEEVCSGRTGHTEVVRVVYDPKRISFETLLKVFWESHDPTQGLRQGNDVGTQYRSAIYWTSKDQKKAAEASAKAYGAALKEAGKGAITTEIREAGPFYYAEDYHQQYLAKNPAGYCGIGGTGVTCPIGTGISAAG; from the coding sequence ATGGCCCTTAATGCTGACCCGCGCTGGAAAACCGAGCTGGTACCGGCAGGCGAAGCCCTGCCCGGCCGTATCCAGTCCGTGCCGACGGCGGCCACCCATTTCGTCAAGGGCGGCACGCTCAAAGCATCCGTGCCGGATGGCCATGAAGAGGCGATTTTCGCCATGGGCTGCTTCTGGGGCGTGGAGCGCGTATTCTGGCAATTGCCGGGCGTGGTGAACACGGCTGCGGGCTATGCAGGCGGGATCACGCCCAACCCGACCTATGAGGAAGTGTGCTCGGGCCGCACCGGCCACACTGAAGTGGTGCGCGTCGTCTATGATCCAAAACGCATCAGCTTCGAAACGCTCCTCAAAGTGTTCTGGGAGAGCCACGACCCGACGCAAGGCCTGCGTCAGGGCAATGATGTCGGCACGCAATACCGCTCCGCCATCTACTGGACCAGCAAGGACCAGAAAAAAGCCGCCGAGGCATCAGCGAAAGCCTATGGGGCCGCCCTGAAAGAGGCCGGCAAGGGCGCGATCACGACCGAGATCCGCGAGGCCGGGCCGTTCTACTATGCCGAGGACTATCACCAGCAATATCTGGCCAAGAATCCGGCTGGCTATTGCGGCATTGGCGGCACGGGCGTGACCTGCCCTATCGGTACCGGGATCAGCGCTGCGGGTTAG
- a CDS encoding AAA family ATPase, protein MESESRRPGEATANNGNDGNNLVSPNSVEVQAFLAWQYPHVHVCCIKTGEPLSGRYFGADVEAATQYVVERNQAGLNCYFTFNIPTPDCGVKPSKKQIIALRGVHVDIDPPKGGTLNKAEVCAALEAHSPNLVVDSGNGIHAYWLFPEPIEATPENVEAVEAVNRALIAKFNGDKAASNVDRIMRIPGTVNWKRDRRMAKTLFRQDGFRPALDALQAHFAPPATPAPETPARPSEGLSVGDSEVLARLMADPALAALWNGDLSGHGGDHSAADQALCNALAPRTNFNPAQVERIWLASPLGQREKTQSRQDYRERTINKAMDSRRDFALVDSSKLTAEIAAKVEGNQPRFKLYTPDELKLLPPMQWRVKGVFPKQGFGIIYGPSGSGKSFLAFDMICAIAEGEPWFGHRTKPAPVLYVGLEGEAGVSQRVLAWEQAHGRPVPTGMRFLLQPFRLAHAEDVAALGSVCGYSEPVIIIDTLSPASPGLDENSSKDMGAVIEGANALQRLTGGLVVLIAHTGKDFTKGIRGHSSLFAALDGAILVSGNGTRRTWKVDKAKDAEAGQEFGFVLKVCTVGRDEDGEGITSLVVEPDEVAVSTPQQRPLSPNQKLALSTFHTAAGECGQLVNNAFAGLHLNDWRPAFYRESTADNDDNKKKAFQRAREALVERGELSVANDIYRLAGPNAAETEKVIAARLREAGQRDIIGTSPGHVPRRDTP, encoded by the coding sequence ATGGAAAGCGAAAGCCGCCGCCCCGGTGAGGCGACGGCTAACAATGGTAACGATGGCAATAACCTTGTTAGCCCAAATTCAGTTGAAGTGCAAGCATTTCTCGCTTGGCAATATCCGCATGTCCATGTGTGCTGTATAAAAACAGGTGAACCGCTAAGTGGACGTTATTTTGGTGCGGACGTTGAAGCGGCCACTCAATACGTTGTTGAACGCAATCAAGCGGGCTTGAACTGCTACTTCACTTTCAACATTCCCACACCGGATTGCGGGGTGAAGCCAAGCAAGAAGCAGATTATCGCGCTTCGTGGCGTCCATGTTGACATTGATCCGCCTAAAGGCGGCACGTTGAACAAGGCCGAAGTTTGCGCCGCGCTTGAAGCGCACAGCCCCAACCTTGTTGTGGATAGCGGTAACGGCATTCATGCCTATTGGCTTTTCCCTGAACCAATCGAAGCGACACCGGAAAACGTTGAAGCCGTCGAAGCGGTGAACCGCGCCTTGATTGCCAAGTTCAACGGGGACAAGGCGGCGTCGAACGTTGATCGCATCATGCGGATACCCGGCACCGTCAATTGGAAGCGCGACCGGCGCATGGCCAAGACCCTTTTCCGGCAAGATGGCTTCCGGCCCGCTCTGGACGCCCTACAGGCCCATTTCGCTCCCCCGGCCACTCCGGCACCCGAAACACCCGCGCGGCCCTCTGAGGGGCTTTCTGTGGGCGATAGCGAGGTGTTGGCGCGCCTGATGGCCGATCCGGCCCTAGCCGCCCTCTGGAATGGCGATCTAAGCGGCCATGGCGGGGATCACAGTGCAGCCGATCAAGCCTTGTGCAACGCACTGGCACCGCGCACGAACTTCAACCCGGCTCAAGTCGAACGCATTTGGTTGGCCAGTCCGCTAGGTCAACGCGAAAAGACGCAATCCCGGCAGGATTACCGTGAACGGACAATCAACAAGGCGATGGACTCAAGGCGGGACTTCGCGTTGGTAGATAGCAGCAAGCTAACCGCTGAAATCGCCGCGAAAGTCGAAGGCAACCAACCCCGCTTCAAGCTTTACACGCCCGATGAATTAAAGTTGTTGCCGCCGATGCAATGGCGCGTCAAAGGCGTCTTTCCAAAGCAAGGTTTCGGGATCATCTACGGGCCTAGCGGGAGCGGCAAAAGCTTTCTCGCGTTCGACATGATTTGCGCGATTGCTGAAGGTGAACCGTGGTTTGGACACCGCACCAAGCCCGCTCCGGTTCTTTACGTTGGCCTTGAAGGTGAAGCCGGTGTCAGTCAACGCGTCTTGGCGTGGGAACAAGCTCATGGCCGTCCTGTCCCGACTGGAATGCGTTTCCTGTTGCAACCCTTTCGCCTAGCCCACGCTGAAGACGTTGCCGCATTAGGTTCCGTATGCGGATATTCCGAACCCGTCATCATAATTGACACGCTTTCCCCAGCTTCGCCGGGACTGGACGAAAACAGTTCAAAGGACATGGGAGCGGTTATCGAAGGCGCGAATGCACTTCAACGGCTGACTGGCGGCTTGGTTGTTCTCATTGCCCACACGGGTAAGGACTTCACCAAGGGCATACGCGGACATTCCAGCCTGTTTGCCGCACTTGATGGCGCGATTTTGGTGTCGGGCAATGGCACTCGCCGGACTTGGAAAGTCGATAAGGCGAAGGACGCTGAAGCCGGGCAGGAATTTGGCTTCGTATTAAAGGTCTGCACCGTTGGCCGGGATGAAGACGGCGAAGGGATCACCTCACTGGTTGTTGAACCGGATGAAGTTGCCGTCAGCACACCGCAGCAAAGGCCGCTTTCGCCCAATCAGAAACTCGCGCTTTCGACTTTCCACACGGCAGCGGGTGAGTGCGGTCAGTTGGTGAACAACGCATTTGCCGGACTTCACCTGAATGATTGGCGTCCGGCGTTCTACCGCGAAAGCACTGCGGACAACGATGACAACAAGAAGAAGGCGTTCCAACGTGCACGGGAAGCCTTGGTGGAGCGGGGTGAACTCAGCGTTGCAAACGACATTTACCGGCTGGCAGGCCCGAACGCCGCCGAGACGGAAAAAGTAATCGCGGCCCGGCTGAGAGAAGCGGGACAGCGGGACATCATCGGGACAAGTCCGGGACATGTCCCGCGTCGTGACACCCCGTGA
- a CDS encoding penicillin acylase family protein, giving the protein MRIGRIILIAVPVVLALAVAGAFAAGLRLVPLEVRSFDTQAALADAMHFEAEIFRDEWGVPRVLGATDGDAAFALAYAHAEDDFPTIQYALRAALGPEMLAADESEARGAYLVQALGVTDLVAAEYETQLTLDTRALLSGYAAGLNYYAALHPDERVRDLFPVTGRDVAALAAFYFPLFYGMSDVLTDLFAPDVERDGARGQELQVHFIAPGEQHELGSNAIAVAPSRSDDGATRVVINSHQPVEGPVAWYETHMMSDEGLNFAGGTFPGVPVLHLGANPGMAHAATINRPDLIDVYELTLSDNGRTYLLDGEYVPLERSTARMLVHVWGPFAFQVTRPIERSVHGTVLRTERGVFAIRHATQGDLRGVEQTYRLMRAQTLAEYEEVMEMLAMGNTNRVVGDSAGRIARYYNARMPLRLDEPGLDWRGILPGDRSDLVWSEFAPFSALPHMVDPAAGYVVDANHTPFRVTLGDEDPREGDFPRTFGIETHMTNRGLVATTALAALETISRDELLAIKWDHSFHEDSQAMQLRDELLGMDWSDEPLMADALAIIEAWDGRADFDNRNAALSLLTYQPVGTARAAGRAGPPLDEAFRDAVVYLAEHHGRLDPLWREVNFIRRGDVAVPLQGGPDTLRAVYGQRNGDGTLSMVAGDGLVMLAEWDADGEFSLWAVHHFGSSNRPGDPHYTSQMQDFADEVMRRVPMSIEAVRESAVEAYRPGERG; this is encoded by the coding sequence ATGCGCATCGGGCGGATCATTCTCATCGCAGTGCCGGTGGTGCTGGCGCTGGCGGTTGCGGGCGCATTTGCGGCCGGCTTGCGCCTTGTACCGCTGGAGGTGCGCAGCTTTGATACGCAGGCGGCGCTGGCCGACGCCATGCATTTCGAGGCGGAAATTTTCCGCGATGAATGGGGTGTGCCGCGCGTGCTGGGCGCGACCGACGGGGACGCCGCCTTTGCGTTGGCTTACGCCCATGCGGAAGACGATTTTCCCACCATCCAGTATGCCCTGCGCGCCGCTCTGGGCCCTGAAATGCTGGCCGCTGACGAGAGTGAAGCCAGAGGCGCCTATCTGGTACAGGCGCTGGGCGTCACCGATCTGGTCGCAGCCGAGTACGAGACCCAGCTCACGCTCGACACGCGCGCCTTGCTCAGTGGCTATGCGGCGGGTCTGAACTATTATGCGGCCCTGCACCCGGACGAGCGTGTGCGTGATCTCTTTCCGGTGACGGGCCGGGATGTGGCGGCGCTCGCGGCCTTCTACTTCCCGCTCTTCTACGGGATGAGCGATGTGCTGACCGATCTCTTTGCGCCGGATGTGGAGCGCGACGGCGCGCGCGGGCAGGAGCTTCAGGTCCATTTCATCGCGCCGGGCGAGCAACACGAGCTCGGTTCGAACGCGATTGCGGTTGCACCGTCTCGCTCGGACGATGGGGCGACTCGCGTGGTCATCAATTCCCACCAGCCGGTTGAAGGGCCGGTCGCGTGGTATGAAACCCACATGATGTCGGATGAAGGGCTGAACTTTGCCGGCGGTACGTTTCCGGGCGTTCCCGTGCTGCATCTGGGGGCCAATCCGGGCATGGCCCATGCCGCGACCATCAACCGGCCAGACCTGATTGATGTCTATGAGCTGACCCTGTCCGACAATGGCCGCACTTACCTGCTCGACGGTGAGTACGTGCCGCTGGAGCGCTCCACCGCGCGCATGCTGGTCCATGTCTGGGGGCCGTTCGCGTTTCAGGTGACGCGCCCCATTGAGCGCTCTGTCCATGGCACGGTGCTGCGCACCGAGCGCGGCGTCTTTGCCATCCGTCATGCCACACAGGGCGATCTTCGCGGCGTGGAGCAGACCTACCGGCTGATGCGGGCGCAGACCCTCGCCGAATACGAAGAAGTCATGGAAATGCTCGCCATGGGCAATACCAACCGGGTGGTGGGCGATTCCGCCGGGCGCATTGCGCGCTATTACAATGCCCGCATGCCGCTGCGCCTTGATGAGCCGGGCCTCGATTGGCGCGGCATTCTCCCCGGTGACCGCTCCGATCTGGTCTGGAGCGAATTTGCGCCCTTCTCCGCCCTGCCGCACATGGTTGATCCGGCGGCGGGCTATGTGGTGGACGCCAACCACACCCCCTTCCGGGTGACGCTTGGCGATGAAGACCCGCGGGAGGGCGATTTCCCGCGCACATTCGGCATCGAGACGCACATGACCAATCGCGGCCTTGTCGCCACCACGGCGCTGGCCGCGCTGGAAACGATCAGCCGCGATGAGCTTCTGGCCATCAAGTGGGACCATTCCTTCCATGAGGACAGCCAGGCCATGCAACTGCGTGATGAACTGCTTGGTATGGACTGGTCGGACGAGCCGCTTATGGCCGATGCACTGGCCATTATCGAGGCATGGGACGGACGGGCCGATTTCGACAATCGCAACGCGGCCCTGTCGCTCCTGACCTATCAGCCCGTGGGTACCGCGCGGGCTGCCGGCCGGGCCGGGCCGCCGCTGGATGAGGCGTTCCGCGATGCAGTAGTATATCTCGCCGAGCATCATGGCCGACTTGATCCGCTATGGCGGGAGGTGAATTTCATCCGGCGCGGTGATGTGGCGGTGCCGCTGCAGGGCGGGCCGGACACGCTGCGCGCGGTCTATGGCCAGCGCAATGGCGACGGCACGCTCTCCATGGTCGCGGGCGACGGCCTCGTCATGCTGGCCGAGTGGGATGCGGACGGGGAGTTTTCGCTGTGGGCGGTCCATCATTTCGGCTCGTCCAACCGCCCCGGGGACCCGCACTATACCAGCCAGATGCAGGACTTTGCCGATGAGGTGATGCGCCGCGTGCCGATGAGCATCGAGGCGGTGCGCGAAAGCGCGGTGGAGGCCTACCGGCCGGGAGAGCGGGGGTAA
- a CDS encoding helix-turn-helix transcriptional regulator codes for MMTMLRIPEVMRVTGLSRPTIYARIQAGTFPSGVKLGERIVGWPESEIAAINAARIAGKSDDEIRVLVASLEARRAAMPV; via the coding sequence ATGATGACCATGTTGAGAATACCGGAGGTGATGCGCGTCACCGGCCTGTCACGCCCCACAATCTATGCCCGAATTCAGGCAGGCACCTTCCCGTCAGGCGTCAAGCTTGGCGAGCGCATTGTAGGCTGGCCAGAAAGCGAAATCGCCGCCATCAACGCGGCCCGCATTGCGGGCAAGAGCGATGATGAGATACGGGTGCTAGTCGCGTCCCTTGAGGCCCGCCGCGCTGCAATGCCGGTGTAA